A window of Hevea brasiliensis isolate MT/VB/25A 57/8 chromosome 14, ASM3005281v1, whole genome shotgun sequence contains these coding sequences:
- the LOC110662798 gene encoding ABSCISIC ACID-INSENSITIVE 5-like protein 7, giving the protein MGSHLNFKNFGNAPAGEGSGAKPPGSSLLVRQPSVYSLTFDEFQNTWGGGLGKDFGSMNMEELLKNIWTAEETQAMTSSVGVVEGSVSGGNLQRQGSLTLPRTLSQKTVDEVWKDLMKEINSGAKDGSNMGSNMPQRQQTLGEMTLEEFLARAGVTREDTQLIGRPNNSGFFDELSRLNDNSNNISNNSTGLTLGFQQPNRNNGLVGTRIVENNNNIVASQAANLALNVGGIRSSQPLPQQQLHQNQPPQQQPLFPKPTNVAFASPMHLVNSAQLANPVVRNSVVGIADPSINNNLVHGGGMGMVGLGAGAVTVATGSPASQISPDMITKGNADTPSMSPVPNMFGRGRKASAALEKVIERRHRRMIKNRESAARSRARKQAYTLELEAEVAKLKELNQELRSKQEEIMEMQKNQFLETINRQWGSKRKCLRRTLTGPW; this is encoded by the exons ATGGGATCTCATTTGAACTTCAAGAACTTTGGTAATGCCCCAGCCGGGGAGGGCAGCGGTGCAAAGCCACCAGGGAGTTCCCTTTTAGTCCGCCAGCCTTCAGTATACTCATTGACCTTTGATGAGTTCCAGAACACATGGGGTGGAGGACTTGGGAAGGATTTTGGATCAATGAACATGGAGGAGCTATTGAAAAACATATGGACAGCTGAAGAGACTCAGGCAATGACCAGTTCTGTTGGTGTTGTAGAAGGAAGTGTCTCTGGTGGGAATTTGCAGAGACAAGGGTCTTTAACTTTGCCTAGGACACTAAGTCAGAAGACTGTTGATGAGGTTTGGAAAGACTTGATGAAAGAAATCAATAGTGGCGCTAAAGATGGGAGCAACATGGGATCAAATATGCCTCAGAGACAACAGACTTTGGGAGAGATGACTTTGGAGGAGTTCTTGGCCAGGGCAGGGGTTACGAGAGAGGATACTCAGCTAATTGGAAGGCCAAATAATAGCGGATTCTTCGATGAATTATCCCGTCTAAATGATAACAGCAATAATATCAGTAACAACAGTACTGGTTTAACTCTTGGGTTTCAGCAGCCAAATCGAAACAATGGACTTGTGGGAACCAGAATAGTGGAAAACAATAATAACATAGTTGCTAGTCAGGCTGCAAATTTAGCCCTGAATGTAGGTGGAATCAGATCCTCTCAGCCACTACCTCAGCAGCAGCTGCATCAGAACCAGCCCCCGCAGCAGCAACCACTCTTCCCCAAGCCCACAAATGTGGCTTTTGCATCCCCTATGCATTTAGTAAACAGTGCTCAGCTTGCCAACCCAGTAGTGAGGAATTCAGTTGTTGGGATTGCGGATCCGTCTATAAACAATAATTTAGTTCATGGTGGAGGAATGGGAATGGTTGGTTTAGGAGCTGGGGCTGTTACAGTTGCAACCGGATCTCCTGCAAGTCAGATATCACCAGATATGATCACAAAAGGTAATGCAGATACTCCTTCAATGTCACCAGTTCCTAACATGTTTGGCCGGGGAAGAAAAGCCAGTGCTGCTTTGGAGAAGGTAATTGAGAGAAGACACCGGAGAATGATTAAAAATAGAGAGTCAGCTGCAAGGTCACGCGCTCGTAAGCAG GCCTATACATTGGAGCTAGAAGCAGAAGTTGCAAAACTTAAAGAACTGAACCAAGAGTTGCGGAGCAAACAG GAAGAAATTATGGAAATGCAGAAAAATCAG TTCCTGGAGACAATAAATCGGCAATGGGGATCTAAAAGGAAATGCTTGCGGAGGACACTAACAGGCCCTTGGTAG
- the LOC110662797 gene encoding protein DJ-1 homolog C isoform X2 — translation MESLLCLLSPATSKLSLISPSSSMAASATSFSSLSFASMASPPQRKTSTPRKRSSKLAKTPSPKLPTSNIDPNASSSVPPKKVLVPIGFGTEEMEAVIMVDVLRRAGAEVIVASVESQLEIEAAGGIRLVADTSISNCANEIFDLVALPGGMPGSARLRDCEVLQQITSRQAEDKRLYGAICAAPAVTLLPWGLLRRKQTTCHPAFMDKLPTFWAVKSNIQVSGELTTSRGPGTSFEFALSLAEQLFGESTANEVGELLLMHTADDLRGKDEFNEVEWSIDHKPRVLIPVANGSEEIEIVTIVDILRRAKLDVVVASIEKSVQILASRGTKIIADKLIGDASESIYDLIILPGEIAGAKRLHKSKVLKELLKEQGVAGRIYGAVCSSPAVLHSQGLLKVIEIK, via the exons ATGGAGTCTCTGTTGTGTCTTCTATCGCCAGCTACTTCAAAGCTTTCTTTAATCAGTCCCTCATCTTCAATGGCTGCCTCAGCAACTTCGTTTTCTTCTTTGTCATTCGCTTCCATGGCCTCTCCTCCACAGCGAAAAACATCCACTCCAAGAAAGAGATCTTCAAAACTAGCCAAAACTCCATCTCCCAAATTGCCCACAAGTAATATAGATCCGAACGCCTCGTCCTCCGTCCCCCCCAAGAAG GTTCTGGTTCCAATTGGGTTTGGTACAGAAGAAATGGAGGCAGTTATTATGGTTGATGTTCTACGCCGAGCTGGTGCAGAGGTGATTGTTGCTTCTGTGGAATCACAGCTTGAGATTGAGGCTGCTGGTGGAATTAGACTGGTTGCTGATACATCTATCTCCAACTGCGCTAATGAAATTTTTGATCTTGTGGCTTTGCCG GGAGGAATGCCTGGTTCAGCAAGGTTAAGAGATTGTGAGGTTCTCCAGCAAATTACAAGCAGACAAGCAGAGGACAAGAGGTTATATGGAGCTATATGTGCTGCACCAGCTGTCACACTCCTTCCATGGGGCCTTCTTAGAAGAAAGCAG ACAACATGTCAccctgcattcatggataagcttcCCACCTTCTGGGCTGTTAAATCAAATATTCAAGTGTCAGGAGAGCTTACAACAAGCCGTGGTCCTGGAACTTCTTTTGAGTTCGCTCTATCCTTAGCTGAGCAGCTGTTTGGAGAGTCTACTGCCAATGAAGTTGGAGAGTTGCTG TTGATGCATACTGCTGATGACCTGCGTGGAAAagatgagtttaatgaagttgaaTGGTCTATCGACCACAAACCACGG GTTCTCATTCCAGTTGCAAATGGTTCTGAAGAGATTGAAATAGTAACTATCGTAGACATTTTACGGCGAGCAAAGTTGGATGTTGTGGTTGCTTCAATCGAAAAATCTGTGCAAATTTTGGCATCTCGAGGCACAAAAATAATTGCTGACAAGTTAATTGGCGATGCTTCTGAGTCTATATATGATCTAATAATTCTTCCG GGAGAAATTGCTGGGGCCAAGCGGCTACACAAATCGAAGGTTCTGAAGGAGCTGCTTAAAGAACAAGGTGTAGCTGGAAGAATATATGGGGCAGTGTGCTCTTCCCCTGCAGTTCTACATAGTCAGG gttTACTGAAGGTAATTGAAATTAAATGA
- the LOC110662797 gene encoding protein DJ-1 homolog C isoform X1 — protein MESLLCLLSPATSKLSLISPSSSMAASATSFSSLSFASMASPPQRKTSTPRKRSSKLAKTPSPKLPTSNIDPNASSSVPPKKVLVPIGFGTEEMEAVIMVDVLRRAGAEVIVASVESQLEIEAAGGIRLVADTSISNCANEIFDLVALPGGMPGSARLRDCEVLQQITSRQAEDKRLYGAICAAPAVTLLPWGLLRRKQTTCHPAFMDKLPTFWAVKSNIQVSGELTTSRGPGTSFEFALSLAEQLFGESTANEVGELLLMHTADDLRGKDEFNEVEWSIDHKPRVLIPVANGSEEIEIVTIVDILRRAKLDVVVASIEKSVQILASRGTKIIADKLIGDASESIYDLIILPGEIAGAKRLHKSKVLKELLKEQGVAGRIYGAVCSSPAVLHSQGLLKDKKATAHPSVVGQLTNEVVNGAKVVIDGKLITSKGLATVTDFAMAIVRKLFGHARARSIAEGLVFDYPRA, from the exons ATGGAGTCTCTGTTGTGTCTTCTATCGCCAGCTACTTCAAAGCTTTCTTTAATCAGTCCCTCATCTTCAATGGCTGCCTCAGCAACTTCGTTTTCTTCTTTGTCATTCGCTTCCATGGCCTCTCCTCCACAGCGAAAAACATCCACTCCAAGAAAGAGATCTTCAAAACTAGCCAAAACTCCATCTCCCAAATTGCCCACAAGTAATATAGATCCGAACGCCTCGTCCTCCGTCCCCCCCAAGAAG GTTCTGGTTCCAATTGGGTTTGGTACAGAAGAAATGGAGGCAGTTATTATGGTTGATGTTCTACGCCGAGCTGGTGCAGAGGTGATTGTTGCTTCTGTGGAATCACAGCTTGAGATTGAGGCTGCTGGTGGAATTAGACTGGTTGCTGATACATCTATCTCCAACTGCGCTAATGAAATTTTTGATCTTGTGGCTTTGCCG GGAGGAATGCCTGGTTCAGCAAGGTTAAGAGATTGTGAGGTTCTCCAGCAAATTACAAGCAGACAAGCAGAGGACAAGAGGTTATATGGAGCTATATGTGCTGCACCAGCTGTCACACTCCTTCCATGGGGCCTTCTTAGAAGAAAGCAG ACAACATGTCAccctgcattcatggataagcttcCCACCTTCTGGGCTGTTAAATCAAATATTCAAGTGTCAGGAGAGCTTACAACAAGCCGTGGTCCTGGAACTTCTTTTGAGTTCGCTCTATCCTTAGCTGAGCAGCTGTTTGGAGAGTCTACTGCCAATGAAGTTGGAGAGTTGCTG TTGATGCATACTGCTGATGACCTGCGTGGAAAagatgagtttaatgaagttgaaTGGTCTATCGACCACAAACCACGG GTTCTCATTCCAGTTGCAAATGGTTCTGAAGAGATTGAAATAGTAACTATCGTAGACATTTTACGGCGAGCAAAGTTGGATGTTGTGGTTGCTTCAATCGAAAAATCTGTGCAAATTTTGGCATCTCGAGGCACAAAAATAATTGCTGACAAGTTAATTGGCGATGCTTCTGAGTCTATATATGATCTAATAATTCTTCCG GGAGAAATTGCTGGGGCCAAGCGGCTACACAAATCGAAGGTTCTGAAGGAGCTGCTTAAAGAACAAGGTGTAGCTGGAAGAATATATGGGGCAGTGTGCTCTTCCCCTGCAGTTCTACATAGTCAGGGTTTACTGAag GATAAGAAAGCCACTGCACATCCTTCTGTTGTGGGCCAGTTAACCAATGAAGTAGTGAATGGTGCCAAAGTAGTTATTGATGGTAAATTGATCACCAGCAAGGGACTCGCTACTGTGACAGATTTTGCAATGGCAATTGTGAGGAAGCTTTTTGGTCATGCAAGGGCAAGGAGCATAGCTGAAGGCCTTGTTTTTGACTATCCTAGGGCATAG